Proteins encoded by one window of Haematobia irritans isolate KBUSLIRL chromosome 2, ASM5000362v1, whole genome shotgun sequence:
- the pkaap gene encoding A-kinase anchoring protein pkaap, giving the protein MFKYFKKQRSRHTSSDCDQVDSVTSDATACGGQYDMGTSKRHSLRSTTSIHSFCDEVFLEELENMGLASGCGGGGIDSDDAVSYGALSLGALSNCNYATGNSNSTANNSNMVLDEDIFKYHSRLSMTLTSIVNEPNCLSYFVQYLENKASLPLIKFYLDTENFKNAALAQLRKELKCKMIAQQIPEEIVSEDTIEDTNIAAAALVTHNDTDDDQMQNKLQQVEKQTRSGERHINFGGSANATGPTDIQVNTDSCHVPELKTLCDLSMRKPLTDDEKSQIYAETNKHIHKTNEKHKLKASSELSLCSLMSNYSEINENTIISVASVKDALAIYTKYLIQEAKERIELPVDILSKISLIICNKDVSVDDAEGDVLGGRTTTITADCFIEAQQYVLNKLEKDFLSDYLQSIYYAKYCVDLIEDNCLTINDILHSEVTLFYFMEYLEQHQERDCLDFWSTAVNYRKSYVSAADMDEKEAQSDAMIIYEKFFSLQNDSKLWSSNKLRAHVEACICTEGMICHCFDLPLRVAAKYLESKYLRSFLKSSLFSNYLNELKSKIQEEIDAIEGLTPNSLPKKIVLRRCVSDKSSNRHRKTYSDCTLDKKMTISQHNTLLASMDNQHIHHPQHQRQQTMSYSTSVTNLEKFQMNIDSSQLTNPDLLWHRSNSNNLKFGRVNSLGRYERDFISPSDALTKAANTSTNWSLALKGNKLKKAMRKLVNLREDNVQEEIAWQVAEMIVKDVTSVTMASKSNAKSTDK; this is encoded by the exons ATGATATGGGAACATCGAAACGCCATTCATTACGATCGACAACATCTATTCATAGCTTTTGCGATGAAGTTTTTCTTGAAGAATTGGAGAATATGGGTTTAGCATCCGGCTGTGGGGGCGGTGGTATCGACAGCGATGATGCTGTTAGTTATGGCGCTTTAAGTTTAGGTGCACTCAGCAATTGTAATTATGCTACCGGAAACTCGAATTCAACAGCAAATAATTCGAATATGGTTTTGGATGAAG ATATTTTTAAATACCATTCGCGCCTATCGATGACATTAACATCAATTGTTAATGAACCAAATTGTCTAAGTTATTTCGTtcaatatttggaaaataaagcttCACTACcactgataaaattttatttggatacagaaaattttaaaaatgctgCATTGGCACAATTACGCAAAGAGCTCAAATGTAAAATGATCGCACAACAAATACCTGAAGAAATTGTTAGTGAAGATACAATCGAGGACACAAATATAGCAGCCGCAGCACTCGTAACCCATAATGATACCGACGATGATCAAATGCAAAATAAACTACAACAAGTGGAAAAGCAAACAAGAAGTGGAGAACGACATATCAATTTTGGTGGGTCAGCAAATGCCACAGGTCCCACAGATATTCAAGTGAACACTGATAGTTGTCATGTACCTGAACTAAAAACTCTTTGTGACCTCTCAATGCGTAAACCCTTAACTGACGATGAAAAGTCACAAATTTACGCGGAAACTAATAAGCACATACATAAGACAAATGAAAAGCACAAACTCAAGGCATCTTCAGAATTATCCTTGTGTAGTTTAATGAGTAATTACTCGGAGATTAATGAAAATACCATAATTTCTGTGGCCAGTGTAAAAGATGCTTTGGCAATCTATACCAAGTATTTAATACAAGAAGCTAAAGAGCGCATTGAACTGCCGGTtgatattttatcgaaaatttctctaattatATGCAACAAAGATGTGTCCGTTGACGATGCTGAAGGGGATGTATTAGGGGGACGAACAACCACAATAACTGCAGATTGTTTCATTGAGGCTCAGCAATATGTTCTCAATAAATTGGAGAAAGATTTTCTAAGTGATTACCTACAGAGCAtatactacgctaagtactgtgTTGATTTAATTGAAGACAATTGTCTAACTATTAACGACATATTACACAGTGAGGTTACACTGTTCTATTTTATGGAATACTTGGAACAACATCAGGAAAGGGATTGTTTAGATTTTTGGTCGACAGCCGTGAACTATCGTAAGAGTTATGTGTCAGCTGCCGATATGGATGAGAAAGAGGCCCAATCAGATGCCATGATTATTTACGAAAAATTCTTCTCTTTGCAAAATGATTCAAAACTATGGTCTTCAAATAAGTTAAGGGCTCATGTAGAAGCATGCATATGTACTGAAGGCATGATATGTCATTGCTTTGATTTACCTCTGAGAGTAGCTGCGAAATATTTGGAGAGCAAGTACTTGCGTTCTTTTTTAAAATCATCATTATTTTCAAATTATCTGAAtgaactaaaatcaaaaattcaggAAGAAATTGATGCCATAGAAGGCCTTACACCAAATAGTTTACCCAAAAAAATAGTTCTAAGAAGATGTGTTAGTGATAAGTCATCGAATAGACATCGTAAAACATATTCTGATTGTACACTAGACAAAAAGATGACAATATCCCAGCATAATACATTGCTGGCATCTATGGATAACCAGCATATTCATCATCCGCAACATCAACGCCAGCAAACAATGAGTTATTCTACGTCGgtaacaaatttagaaaaatttcaaatgaatattGATTCCTCGCAACTAACCAATCCGGATTTACTTTGGCATCGTTCCaatagtaataatttaaaatttggccGTGTCAATTCATTGGGACGATATGAAAGAGATTTTATATCACCTTCAGATGCTTTAACTAAGGCCGCCAATACATCGACTAATTGGTCTTTGGCACTTAAgggtaataaattgaaaaaggcTATGCGAAAATTAGTAAATTTGCGTGAAGACAATGTCCAGGAGGAAATTGCTTGGCAAGTAGCAGAAATGATAGTCAAAGATGTAACTAGTGTAACAATGGCATCAAAATCAAATGCAAAATCTACTGACAAATAG